Proteins encoded by one window of Rhineura floridana isolate rRhiFlo1 chromosome 9, rRhiFlo1.hap2, whole genome shotgun sequence:
- the ZAR1 gene encoding zygote arrest protein 1 isoform X1 — MATLVEDAMESYVYPSYNPYSYRYQPPKGKGGPGPWRQRGGYFSGYGETAAVAAAAAEYFDNYQRAQLKAILSQVNPNLTPRLRKANTKEVGVQVNPRQDVSVQCSLGPRPLLLRRRTANVEQEQGSPVTGSSRPVRFPRTIAVYSPVASRRLTTFLEEPEPQTLTASPRPPPASSQPPEVDEGAVGAVGASWKNPEESPAEAQERRQPQKEEAAEGKEASQGGEERPAKSREATEKEEALPEEKREAEGELQAAEKPASQQQARKEAGQSKTRVRFQVPVLQACGEAAATCSKFLEQKYGYYHCKDCNIRWESAYVWCVQGTNKVYFRQFCRTCQKSYNPYRVEDITCQSCKQTRCTCPVKLRHVDPKRPHRQDLCGRCKGKRLSCDSTFSFKYII, encoded by the exons ATGGCTACTTTGGTGGAGGACGCCATGGAGAGCTACGTGTATCCCTCTTACAACCCTTACTCCTACCGCTACCAGCCACCAAAGGGCAAAGGAGGACCAGGGCCTTGGAGGCAGCGGGGCGGCTACTTCTCCGGCTATGGCGAGACAGCGGCAGTGGCGGCCGCGGCAGCTGAATACTTCGACAACTACCAGCGGGCGCAGCTGAAAGCCATCCTGTCACAGGTGAACCCCAACCTAACGCCGCGCTTGCGCAAAGCCAACACTAAGGAGGTGGGCGTGCAAGTTAACCCGCGCCAAGATGTCTCCGTGCAGTGCTCGCTCGGGCCACGGCCGCTGCTCCTGCGCCGTCGAACCGCCAACGTCGAGCAGGAGCAAGGTAGCCCCGTCACCGGCAGCTCCCGGCCGGTGCGCTTCCCTAGGACCATCGCCGTCTACTCGCCAGTGGCCTCCCGCCGCCTCACCACTTTTCTGGAGGAACCCGAGCCACAAACGCTGACGGCCTCGCCCCGGCCGCCACCAGCGTCCTCTCAGCCGCCAGAAGTCGACGAAGGAGCGGTCGGCGCCGTCGGCGCCAGTTGGAAAAACCCCGAGGAGAGCCCCGCCGAGGCGCAGGAACGGCGGcagcctcagaaggaagaggctgcagAAGGAAAAGAAGCCTCTCAAGGTGGGGAGGAACGGCCAGCGAAGTCTCGGGAGGCAACTGAGAAGGAGGAGGCTCTGCCAGAGGAGAAGCGGGAAGCCGAGGGCGAGCTCCAGGCCGCCGAAAAACCCGCGTCTCAGCAGCAAGCGCGGAAGGAAGCGGGGCAAAGTAAGACCCGCGTGCGCTTCCAG GTTCCTGTTCTTCAAGCCTGTGGGGAAGCTGCTGCCACCTGCTCCAAG TTCCTAGAGCAGAAGTATGGCTATTACCATTGCAAGGACTGCAACATCCGCTGGGAGAGTGCCTATGTGTGGTGTGTGCAAGGCACAAACAAG GTTTACTTTAGGCAATTCTGCCGAACTTGTCAGAAATCCTACAATCCTTACCGTGTGGAGGATATCACCTGTCAA AGCTGCAAGCAGACAAGGTGCACCTGCCCTGTGAAATTGCGCCATGTAGATCCCAAGAGACCCCATCGTCAGGATCTCTGCGGAAGATGCAAAGGCAAACGTCTCTCTTGTGATAGTACATTTAGTTTCAAATATATAATCTGA
- the ZAR1 gene encoding zygote arrest protein 1 isoform X4, translating to MATLVEDAMESYVYPSYNPYSYRYQPPKGKGGPGPWRQRGGYFSGYGETAAVAAAAAEYFDNYQRAQLKAILSQVNPNLTPRLRKANTKEVGVQVNPRQDVSVQCSLGPRPLLLRRRTANVEQEQGSPVTGSSRPVRFPRTIAVYSPVASRRLTTFLEEPEPQTLTASPRPPPASSQPPEVDEGAVGAVGASWKNPEESPAEAQERRQPQKEEAAEGKEASQGGEERPAKSREATEKEEALPEEKREAEGELQAAEKPASQQQARKEAGQIPRAEVWLLPLQGLQHPLGECLCVVCARHKQELQADKVHLPCEIAPCRSQETPSSGSLRKMQRQTSLL from the exons ATGGCTACTTTGGTGGAGGACGCCATGGAGAGCTACGTGTATCCCTCTTACAACCCTTACTCCTACCGCTACCAGCCACCAAAGGGCAAAGGAGGACCAGGGCCTTGGAGGCAGCGGGGCGGCTACTTCTCCGGCTATGGCGAGACAGCGGCAGTGGCGGCCGCGGCAGCTGAATACTTCGACAACTACCAGCGGGCGCAGCTGAAAGCCATCCTGTCACAGGTGAACCCCAACCTAACGCCGCGCTTGCGCAAAGCCAACACTAAGGAGGTGGGCGTGCAAGTTAACCCGCGCCAAGATGTCTCCGTGCAGTGCTCGCTCGGGCCACGGCCGCTGCTCCTGCGCCGTCGAACCGCCAACGTCGAGCAGGAGCAAGGTAGCCCCGTCACCGGCAGCTCCCGGCCGGTGCGCTTCCCTAGGACCATCGCCGTCTACTCGCCAGTGGCCTCCCGCCGCCTCACCACTTTTCTGGAGGAACCCGAGCCACAAACGCTGACGGCCTCGCCCCGGCCGCCACCAGCGTCCTCTCAGCCGCCAGAAGTCGACGAAGGAGCGGTCGGCGCCGTCGGCGCCAGTTGGAAAAACCCCGAGGAGAGCCCCGCCGAGGCGCAGGAACGGCGGcagcctcagaaggaagaggctgcagAAGGAAAAGAAGCCTCTCAAGGTGGGGAGGAACGGCCAGCGAAGTCTCGGGAGGCAACTGAGAAGGAGGAGGCTCTGCCAGAGGAGAAGCGGGAAGCCGAGGGCGAGCTCCAGGCCGCCGAAAAACCCGCGTCTCAGCAGCAAGCGCGGAAGGAAGCGGGGCAAA TTCCTAGAGCAGAAGTATGGCTATTACCATTGCAAGGACTGCAACATCCGCTGGGAGAGTGCCTATGTGTGGTGTGTGCAAGGCACAAACAAG AGCTGCAAGCAGACAAGGTGCACCTGCCCTGTGAAATTGCGCCATGTAGATCCCAAGAGACCCCATCGTCAGGATCTCTGCGGAAGATGCAAAGGCAAACGTCTCTCTTGTGA
- the ZAR1 gene encoding zygote arrest protein 1 isoform X2 has product MATLVEDAMESYVYPSYNPYSYRYQPPKGKGGPGPWRQRGGYFSGYGETAAVAAAAAEYFDNYQRAQLKAILSQVNPNLTPRLRKANTKEVGVQVNPRQDVSVQCSLGPRPLLLRRRTANVEQEQGSPVTGSSRPVRFPRTIAVYSPVASRRLTTFLEEPEPQTLTASPRPPPASSQPPEVDEGAVGAVGASWKNPEESPAEAQERRQPQKEEAAEGKEASQGGEERPAKSREATEKEEALPEEKREAEGELQAAEKPASQQQARKEAGQSKTRVRFQFLEQKYGYYHCKDCNIRWESAYVWCVQGTNKVYFRQFCRTCQKSYNPYRVEDITCQSCKQTRCTCPVKLRHVDPKRPHRQDLCGRCKGKRLSCDSTFSFKYII; this is encoded by the exons ATGGCTACTTTGGTGGAGGACGCCATGGAGAGCTACGTGTATCCCTCTTACAACCCTTACTCCTACCGCTACCAGCCACCAAAGGGCAAAGGAGGACCAGGGCCTTGGAGGCAGCGGGGCGGCTACTTCTCCGGCTATGGCGAGACAGCGGCAGTGGCGGCCGCGGCAGCTGAATACTTCGACAACTACCAGCGGGCGCAGCTGAAAGCCATCCTGTCACAGGTGAACCCCAACCTAACGCCGCGCTTGCGCAAAGCCAACACTAAGGAGGTGGGCGTGCAAGTTAACCCGCGCCAAGATGTCTCCGTGCAGTGCTCGCTCGGGCCACGGCCGCTGCTCCTGCGCCGTCGAACCGCCAACGTCGAGCAGGAGCAAGGTAGCCCCGTCACCGGCAGCTCCCGGCCGGTGCGCTTCCCTAGGACCATCGCCGTCTACTCGCCAGTGGCCTCCCGCCGCCTCACCACTTTTCTGGAGGAACCCGAGCCACAAACGCTGACGGCCTCGCCCCGGCCGCCACCAGCGTCCTCTCAGCCGCCAGAAGTCGACGAAGGAGCGGTCGGCGCCGTCGGCGCCAGTTGGAAAAACCCCGAGGAGAGCCCCGCCGAGGCGCAGGAACGGCGGcagcctcagaaggaagaggctgcagAAGGAAAAGAAGCCTCTCAAGGTGGGGAGGAACGGCCAGCGAAGTCTCGGGAGGCAACTGAGAAGGAGGAGGCTCTGCCAGAGGAGAAGCGGGAAGCCGAGGGCGAGCTCCAGGCCGCCGAAAAACCCGCGTCTCAGCAGCAAGCGCGGAAGGAAGCGGGGCAAAGTAAGACCCGCGTGCGCTTCCAG TTCCTAGAGCAGAAGTATGGCTATTACCATTGCAAGGACTGCAACATCCGCTGGGAGAGTGCCTATGTGTGGTGTGTGCAAGGCACAAACAAG GTTTACTTTAGGCAATTCTGCCGAACTTGTCAGAAATCCTACAATCCTTACCGTGTGGAGGATATCACCTGTCAA AGCTGCAAGCAGACAAGGTGCACCTGCCCTGTGAAATTGCGCCATGTAGATCCCAAGAGACCCCATCGTCAGGATCTCTGCGGAAGATGCAAAGGCAAACGTCTCTCTTGTGATAGTACATTTAGTTTCAAATATATAATCTGA
- the ZAR1 gene encoding zygote arrest protein 1 isoform X3 — MATLVEDAMESYVYPSYNPYSYRYQPPKGKGGPGPWRQRGGYFSGYGETAAVAAAAAEYFDNYQRAQLKAILSQVNPNLTPRLRKANTKEVGVQVNPRQDVSVQCSLGPRPLLLRRRTANVEQEQGSPVTGSSRPVRFPRTIAVYSPVASRRLTTFLEEPEPQTLTASPRPPPASSQPPEVDEGAVGAVGASWKNPEESPAEAQERRQPQKEEAAEGKEASQGGEERPAKSREATEKEEALPEEKREAEGELQAAEKPASQQQARKEAGQSKTRVRFQVPVLQACGEAAATCSKFLEQKYGYYHCKDCNIRWESAYVWCVQGTNKSCKQTRCTCPVKLRHVDPKRPHRQDLCGRCKGKRLSCDSTFSFKYII; from the exons ATGGCTACTTTGGTGGAGGACGCCATGGAGAGCTACGTGTATCCCTCTTACAACCCTTACTCCTACCGCTACCAGCCACCAAAGGGCAAAGGAGGACCAGGGCCTTGGAGGCAGCGGGGCGGCTACTTCTCCGGCTATGGCGAGACAGCGGCAGTGGCGGCCGCGGCAGCTGAATACTTCGACAACTACCAGCGGGCGCAGCTGAAAGCCATCCTGTCACAGGTGAACCCCAACCTAACGCCGCGCTTGCGCAAAGCCAACACTAAGGAGGTGGGCGTGCAAGTTAACCCGCGCCAAGATGTCTCCGTGCAGTGCTCGCTCGGGCCACGGCCGCTGCTCCTGCGCCGTCGAACCGCCAACGTCGAGCAGGAGCAAGGTAGCCCCGTCACCGGCAGCTCCCGGCCGGTGCGCTTCCCTAGGACCATCGCCGTCTACTCGCCAGTGGCCTCCCGCCGCCTCACCACTTTTCTGGAGGAACCCGAGCCACAAACGCTGACGGCCTCGCCCCGGCCGCCACCAGCGTCCTCTCAGCCGCCAGAAGTCGACGAAGGAGCGGTCGGCGCCGTCGGCGCCAGTTGGAAAAACCCCGAGGAGAGCCCCGCCGAGGCGCAGGAACGGCGGcagcctcagaaggaagaggctgcagAAGGAAAAGAAGCCTCTCAAGGTGGGGAGGAACGGCCAGCGAAGTCTCGGGAGGCAACTGAGAAGGAGGAGGCTCTGCCAGAGGAGAAGCGGGAAGCCGAGGGCGAGCTCCAGGCCGCCGAAAAACCCGCGTCTCAGCAGCAAGCGCGGAAGGAAGCGGGGCAAAGTAAGACCCGCGTGCGCTTCCAG GTTCCTGTTCTTCAAGCCTGTGGGGAAGCTGCTGCCACCTGCTCCAAG TTCCTAGAGCAGAAGTATGGCTATTACCATTGCAAGGACTGCAACATCCGCTGGGAGAGTGCCTATGTGTGGTGTGTGCAAGGCACAAACAAG AGCTGCAAGCAGACAAGGTGCACCTGCCCTGTGAAATTGCGCCATGTAGATCCCAAGAGACCCCATCGTCAGGATCTCTGCGGAAGATGCAAAGGCAAACGTCTCTCTTGTGATAGTACATTTAGTTTCAAATATATAATCTGA